The following nucleotide sequence is from Bacteroidota bacterium.
TTCGTTCTAAATAAAATAAGTGCAAAAAGCAGTATACTATGTAAAAACACCAAATTACGAAGTGTCTTGTCTCTAAAACGGCATAGTTTATTTTTATCGCCAAACTAGCCCATAAGATTTTCATATATCTCTAAATCTTCCGCACTAAAGTGGTCAAGTCAGGAGAACTTCCGCAGGGCCGTAAAGCGTAACCTCCTCAAACGACGCATTCGTGAGGCCTACAGGCTTAAAAAACAAACATTCATACAGGGTTTACCCGAAGGCGACTTATTACTTCATCTTGGCTTTGTGTATTCAAGTGATATACTCGCCGATTTTGCAACTGTACAGAGTGAACTCAGCTACTTTTTAATGCAACTCGCAAACCGTCTCAAAAAAAACTAAAAGTCCATACATACCCGGGCTTGTTTCGGTTTTTTGTTACATTTGCCCAGCTTTTAGTGGAGCAACCTTTCTTATTATTAATACCTTTCTAGTACTATCTGATAATGAAACAAACACATCAAAATTGCCTTGTTTGCAAGAGTAATTCCATCACCCCATTTATAAATTGCAAAGATTACTTTGTTAGCGGCGAAACCTTCGAACTCTATCATTGCAAGGATTGTGGATTTATTTTTACTCAACACATTCCAACTGCAAGCGAAATAGGTCCTTATTATCAAAGCGAGACCTACATTTCGCATTCCAATTCCCGGCAAGGCATCACCAATAAACTTTACCATACGGTGCGCAACATTATGCTGCACCGAAAATACAGGCTTATTAAGAAATATACCGATGGAAAAGAATTATTGGATATAGGGTGCGGTACCGGCCATTTTGCAAATTATATGCACAAAATGGGTTATCACAGCAAGGGATTGGAACCAGATGCCAATGCCCGCAAATTTGCCCGCGAACAATTTCACTTGCCGGTGGAAGAACCTGAAAAGGTGCTTGCCGAAGACCATACGGATCAGTACAACGTAATCACGCTATGGCATGTGCTGGAGCACCTTCACGATCCGGCACGTTACCTGGCCTGGATACACTGTGCACTTAAAAACGAAGGTGTTCTGGTAATTGCTCTGCCAAATTGCAGTTCGCTCGACGCGCAATTTTTTAAAGCCTATTGGGCAGCTTACGATGTGCCAAGGCATATCTGGCACTTTACTCCTAAAACATTTACTGCCTTTGCACTTAAAAGCGGTTTTTCGGTGCAACAAATCAAACGTTTGCCTTTCGATGCCTATTACAACTCGCTCCTGAGCCTGCGGTATAAAAAAAGCCGACTGGCTTTACCACTCGGCTTTCTGATTGGTTTTGTTTCCAACCTAAAGAGCTTAATTTGTCCTAAAACGGCAAGTTCTGTAATTTATGTATTAAGAAAGCAGGCTTACTAGTTTACTCTTTTACCTTTTTATAGCACCGTACCCAATCCACTTCCATCGCCGGCATGTTATTATCCAGCAAATCTTCGTACAATCCGGCACTCAGCGCAATGTACATGGGCTGCTGGGGTATGTTGGTGTTGGTAGAAGCCACTTCCAGACCATTGATAAACCATGCAATGCGGTTGGCCGACCATTCCATGCCATAAATAAAATAGTCCGCAGCAAATTTCGAACGCCCCAGGGTTTTTTTGAATGATACCTGATTGGTATGAATACCCATGCTGCATTTTCCGTTGGCTTTTACCACGTCGATGTGCGGGGTTTGCTCATCGCCAACCATCCAAAAGGCATTAAGAATCTTGCTATTGGCACTAAGTTTTATTTTCGCTTCGAAATAACCATATTGCTGACGGAAACTGTTGCCAGTGTTCACCAGACCCGAAGTATATTCGAAACTCGAAGGCACAAAACCCAATTCAGGATTCCATTTCAAGCCATCGGCTTTTTCTTTGCGGGTTATAATTTTTAAATGTGCCGCGCTTAAATCGAGGTTATTGCCATCGGTAATGAAATGTTTTTCGTGGGCAAGCGAATAACTTTTCTGTAGCATCTTATCACCCCAAAAATAGCGGGTCAACCATTTGCTTTTATCGAGTTTACCAGAATCAAATTCATCGGAAAAACTAATCGACCAGGTGCGCAACCATTCAAAACGCTTGGCATTGTATTGCGAATAAAACCACTTTATTTTCTCTGAGCCTTTTAGCTGGTTGTATTCATCGAGCTGTTTGTATTCTTCCGATTGTTTCCAACGCACTTGGGGCGAAAGATTAAGGTAGGCTTTTTCGGTTAAAAATTCCTCGCTCTTCACATATTCCGAAAGCTCTTTGTAACGTAACAATTTTTCACTCTGGTGGATCCGGTTGTAGTTCTCAAATTCTTTCGATTTACTAAAAGAAAAGTAGGACTTCATGTTCGGAGATTTTTGCAACAACTCCAATTCATGAAGCTTTTTATAGGCTTCTGTATCGCTGAAGGATTCGCTGAGAATGGCCTTTCTTTTCAGCGCAAAATCATGAGAAAGCACAAATTTTTCATGTTCTTCATAAGCGCTGAGTTCAGCACTGTTGTGCAGGGTATCGTAATATTTTTTTAATGCCGATGCTTCGAGTTGAATATAATTCCTGATGTCTTTCGATTTCGATAAGCTGAGGTATTCAACCCATTGTTTTCCCATTTCAGAAGCTTGGAATTCGGCCTTCGACATAGATTTTTTTGCGCTTACGAATTCGTGCGATTCTACAATAGTTTTAAGCTCTTCGTACCTGGCAAGTTTCTCCGATCCGCTAAGCTGGCTGTAATCGGGATAGCGCTTATCTGAAATAAACTTAAAATAGCTTTTTATCTCCGTCGACCGACTTTGATCGTTGTATTTGTAGAGTTCCTGGCCTAGCTCAGAAAGCTCGAACCTTTTTTTTGCCGATTGTTGGTAATGTGCTTTCTCTTTCAGAAAAGCATCTGAATTAACAAACTCCTGCAAGCGATGCAGTTGCTTGAGTTGTTCCGATTCATGTATCTCGAAATAAAGTTTTAGGGTGTCAGAAAGCAAGGTTTTATAGTACAGCTTGATTTCTGAATCCTTATGAAGTCTTTGGTAAGTCTGTTCCTTGTCGAAGGCTTCGGTTCCTTTGTATTTTATTCTCAAGAGTTCTTCACGGCGAAGCTTAAATTTTTCGGAAGTGACCGTTTCTTCTAATTCCTGAAAATGCCTCAGCTCTTCTGAAGTGGCAAACAATTGCAAGGCACTGAATTCTTTCCGGAGTTCAATGCATTGCTCTTCGTAGGTGGTTGTTTTCGGATATAATCCCAATAAAGCTCTAAGTCCGGCCATTTGGTATAAATATTAATTACCGCAATTATATAACTGAATATTCTGCTTAAGATTGTATGGTATACAAATATACATTTATTGTGAACCCCTGAAACGCACCTCCTCTGTAAAATACCAAACTTTTAATTGGCAATCGGAAGGTACTTCTATGTTTACTGTCAGCTCTTTACAATGAGTTTCGGCTAAAGATACAAAAAATTGGCATTTGCTTTTTCAATGCAAACAAGAAGTTTTACGCAATTATGCTGAAAGGGTTTCTGCATTCCGTCGCTCTAACTGTTAGCAAGTGTCGCCATTTTTTCGATATCCTGCAAATTCATGCACTTAAAATGATTTCGGGGACATTTCGAATAACCGATTTTTGAGCAAGGCCTGCACTTTAATCCCTCTACCTCGAACAAGGCCGATGCTTCGTGAGAGCGATAAGGGCCCATGCCAAAAGCAGGTACCGTATTGCCCCAATACGAGATTATTTTTCGTCTGAATGCGGCGGCGATATGCATCATGCCTGTATCGGGGGTAATTACCCAATCGGCCTGGCTTATTATCATTGCCGACTGGTTCAGGGTCAGCCGACCAGTATAATTCAAAGGTTCTACCTTTAGCATCTTTGCTAAACTGTATGCCCTTTCTTTATCGTCAGGGCCTCCAATAAGAATCTGAGGCTTGTGAATTGAGTTGCATAACGACTGAAGTTTTTCGAGTGGCATTTGTTTGGTAAAATGATTGGCCCCAATTACGATTACCACGTAAGGGGTTTTGGGTAACTCCGGAAAGTTTTGTGCGGAGGGAATAAAATAATCCAGTCCCTTTTTATCCGGTGCATCAATAAATAAAGAAATGGTATCGAGATAGCGGTCCACGATATGTTTTTCAGGCAAGCGGTTAATTTTGAAGTTCACCAATAACCATTTCTGAAAATTTAACTTGTTGAAAGAAAAGCTAATCCTTTTTAAGGCTAGTTTCACACGCTGACTGCGCAGGTTTCTGTGCAGGTCGATGATGTAGTCGAAGTTTTCTTCTTTTAGTTCACGCAGAGTTAACCCGATGTTGTTTTCAAGAAGATGTACCTTTTTCAAGTAAGGATTTCCTTCGAGCACATTTGCAAATTTCTTCTTGGTTAAAAAATGTATTTCTGCGCCTACTGTTTGTTCTTTCAGGTTGCGGATTACAGGAGTGGTGAGTACAATATCGCCGATGGAACTAAAACGAATGAGAAGAAATTTAACGGGTTTAGTTGCTTCGGTCATGAAAAGGACGGCTTAACATTATACTTCCTGCAATTTCCGGAAGAAATGGGTGAGGTTTAACCAATATTCGCTGCTGCCTTCGTTGCTTTCCCATAGGGCTTTGGCACCATGTACTCCGCGGGTAAGGCTTGGTTTAAAAATTACCCGCTTGCCAGTTGCTACCTGCGAAGAAAGCTCATTCACATAGCTGTATTCTATTTCAGAAACAGCTATAAACACAGGCACATCGAGCCCGGCAATTTCTTCGCGTACTACAAGCTCGGGTCTGAAATACTCACCAGGGCTGAATGCTATTACCGATCTTACCCGGTTACTATGTTTGGCCTTCATGAGTGCGAGAGAAGCTGAATAGGAACTGCCAAAAAGAATGACAGGTTGATGATTATATCTTAACACATAATTCACAGCAGCATCTATGTCTTTCGAAGCATCGATAAAGCGATTGGGAATTTTTTGAGCCCGTGCAGCAAGAGCGGTTTCGTTTTTAATGAAATTACTTTTTTCTCCAGACCGTAAATCAACCGCCAAACAATTGTATCCGAGTTTCATGAGTTTGGGTGCAATTTCACTGAACTCCCCTCTACTCGATCCAGCCTGATGAAACATGAGTACAAATGGTTTTTCGAAGCCTATTAAATATAAATCGGCCGTTATTTTCAGGCTGTCGTCAGCATAAAAGGTAACTTTTTGCTGTGCTCCAAGCTGACTTGAGATCAGGCATATACTTAACCAAATCAATCCCCTCATAAATCATTCACCTTCCATTATTAAACATCGGCAAGTACCACAATACTGTTCTTTTTTACTTCAATCACTCCACCACCAATGGCAATGGTTTCCTCCTTGTAATCCTGGGTAGTAAACACGATATCTCCTTTAGCAAGATTAGAAATGATAGGGGCATGGTTCAGCAAAACCATGAAAGCGCCTTTTTCCCCGGGTACACGAATGGATCGCACTTTGCCGGAAAAAAGGCTTTTATCGGGTGTTAAAATTTCTAGCTTCACTTGGTGTAAGTAATTTATTAAACATCAGCCAGCATTTTCTCTCCTTTTTCGATGGCCTCTTCGATGGTTCCAACAAAACTAAAGGCTGCTTCGGGGTATTTATCTACTTCCCCATTGAGTATCATGTTAAATCCTTTTATGGTGTCTTCGATCGAAACCAACTTGCCTGCCATGCCGGTAAATTGCTCGGCTACGTGGAATGGTTGAGAAAGAAAGCGCTGTACACGTCGCGCACGGTGAACAACCAGTTTATCCTGTTCAGAAAGTTCGTCCATTCCTAAAATGGCAATAATATCCTGCAATTCGTTGTTGCGCTGAAGAATCTCTTTCACACGCTGGGCGGTGTTATAATGTTCTTTTCCAACTATATCGGCTGTTAAAATGCGCGAAGTTGAATCGAGGGGATCCACCGCAGGATAAATACCCAATGCAGCAATTTTGCGGTTAAGTACCGTAGTAGCATCGAGGTGCGAAAAGGTTGTAGCAGGAGCCGGATCGGTAAGGTCATCGGCCGGAACATAAATGGCCTGCACCGAAGTAATGGAACCACCGGTGGTGGAGGTAATTCGTTCCTGCATAATGCCCATTTCGGTGGCCAGTGTAGGTTGATAGCCTACAGCAGAGGGCATGCGCCCAAGAAGGGCCGATACTTCAGATCCAGCCTGGGTAAAACGGAAAATGTTGTCGACAAAGAAAAGAATATCACGTCCACCTCCTGATTTCTCATCGCCATCGCGAAAAGATTCGGCCACAGATAAGCCAGCAAGTGCAACGTTGGCACGTGCACCAGGAGGTTCGTTCATCTGTCCGAATACAAGGGTAGCCTGCGATTTTTGAAGTTCTTCGGGATCGACTTTCGACAAGTCCCAGCTTCCAGCCTGCATGCTTTTTATGAATTCTTCGCCATAGCGGATAACGCCCGACTCAATCATTTCGCGAAGGAGATCGTTACCCTCGCGGGTACGCTCGCCTACACCGGCAAAAACCGACAAACCAGAATATCGTTTGGCAATGTTGTTAATAAGCTCCATGATGATGACCGTTTTACCTACACCGGCACCACCAAAAAGTCCGATTTTACCTCCTTTTGGATAAGGTTCGAGTAAATCGATAACCTTAATTCCGGTAAACAGTACTTCGGTTTCAGTAGAAAGCTTTTCGAAACTGGGTGGCTCGGAGTGGATGCTGTAACCTCCCTCTTTGTTTAAAGTTCCCAGCCCGTCAATAGCATCGCCGGTAACATTTAACAGGCGCCCTTTGATCTGGTCGCCAATCGGAACCCGAATCGGGCTGCCAGTTGGAAATGCTTTCATACCACGTTGCAAACCATCGGTCGATTCCATAGAAATGGTACGAATGGTATTCTCGCCTATGTGCTGCTGGCATTCTACCACCAGGGTATTGCCTTCTCCTTTATCAATGAACAGTGCATCGTGAATTTTCGGAAGCACCCCACCGCTTTGTTCAAAACTAATGTCGATTACAGGACCAATTACCTGTGTTATAATTCCATTAACCTCGGCCATTACAAATTGGATTATGTTTGTACAAATGTATTATTTTATCGTGTTATGGGTTTCGGAATGTCCTAAAAAAAAGCCAAAAACAAATAACTGCTGCTTTTTTGGCACTCACATAAAGTTATTGAATAATGTTGAATAAAAAAATAATGTGCCTACATCTCCACATATTGTTCTAAACCAGGAAAAATATTACCCCTTACTCAAACCAAAAATTAGAAAATCGTCGAAATATTTTTAATATTCGCAACTATTTATAAATTTTGTGCCCGCTTTAATTCTGGTTTAAAATTGATAATTACAGATTTTAACAGCCAGGTGATAATTCAAACCAGAAATAATTGCCCATTCAAACCCAGGCACCACCAATGGACAAACTGATCTTCTTTGTCGACGACGATAAAATGATGCTGAACCTCATGGAGTATACCTTCAAGTGTCGCGAAGGTTTTGTCGTGAAATCTTTTTTCTCGGGCGAGGAGTGCTTGAACAACTTATACCTCAATCCCCAGCTTATTGTGCTTGATTATTACATGGGCTCCGGTGATGATGGAAAACTTTCGGGACTCGATACCCTGAAAAAAATCCGCGAGCAAGGCACAAAAGCAACCATCGTTGCGCTGAGCCGTGAGAAAAATGAGGCTACCATCGCAGAATTTATCCAAAATGGAGCCCAAAAATATGTTGTAAAAGACGACTATTTCATCGATACTCTGATCGAAACAATTGAAAATCACTTTTCTGAGAAATAACTTCAGAATGTTATTCTTGGCGCTGATTTTGAAAAACTCCCGAAAGACTTTTTTTTCTTTTTTATTCTCAGAATTATTTCTACTTTTGCCCGACTTAAACCGAAAGGAAGTTGAAACTTGGAAATCAGTATATTATCCCGTTCAAAGGGCTGAAGGAAGGGGATCACGAGTTTGATTTCGAAATCGGTGAAGCGTTCTTTGAAGAATATTCATTGACTGGCATTCGAACCGGCATGGTGCATGCGATAGCAATGCTTAAACGAAGAAGCAGTTTTCTCGAACTGGAAGTAAGCCTCGATGGCACGCTTAGCATTCAATGCGACCGTTGTCTGGAATACTTCGATTTTCCTTTGCATTTTTCCGGCCCTCTCTTTGTAAAGTTCAAAGAAGAACCTGAAGAAGCCGACGATCAGGTTATATTTCTGCATCCGGACCAAGACTTTCTCGACATGACACAGTATTTTATCGACAGCATCGGACTTAGCCTGCCCATACAAAATTTTCATCCCGAAGATGAAAATGGAAATACGGGATGCGATCCGGAAATGATAGCCAGACTAAATGAACATTCCATCCACGAACTACACCTGGGCGAAGAAATTATCGATCCCCGGTGGGAGAAATTAAAAAACTTATTAAGCGACGACAATAAAAATTAAAGAAAATGGCACATCCTAAGAGAAGACACTCATCTACCAGAAGAGATAAGAGAAGAACTCATTACAAAGCAACTGCTCCTACAGTAGCATCATGCCAAAACTGTGGCGCCACTGTGCAATATCACCGTGTATGTCCGGAATGCGGACACTATAAAGGTAAACTTGCCATTGAAAAAGAGGCTGCAGCTTAACCCACAAACCTAAACTATGAGAATAGGTGTCGATATCCTTGGAGGCGATTATGCACCTGTTGAAACCGTACTCGGTTCCATACTGGCTTATCACGAACTGAAAGACAAAGCAACCCTGGTGTTGTTTGGCGATCGCGATGCCATTGAATCCATTTGTAAAAAAGAGGGGTTCGATGCCTCTTTGTTCGAAATAGTGCATACAAACGAAAATATTGGCATGGAAGAATATCCTGCCAAAGCCTTCAAAGTTAAACCCAATGCCAGCATAGTATTGGGTTTTCACTATTTAAAAGAAAATAAAATCGACGGCTTTGCCAGTGCAGGTAATACCGGTGCCATGCTGGTAGGCAGCATGCACATTGTTAAATCCATTCCGGGTGTGATAAGGCCTGCTATTATGGCTCCCATGCCTAAAGATGCCGACAAGCCTACGCTTCTTCTCGATGTGGGAATCAACCCCGACAGCAAACCAGATGTGCTCTATCAGTATGCCATTCTGGGTTCGCTGTATGCCGAACTGGTCTATAACATCGAAAAACCACGGGTAGCACTTTTCAATATTGGTGCAGAGGAAGAAAAAGGCAACCTCCTTACAAAAGCCACCTATCAGGCCATGAAGGGCACAAAGGACTTCAACTTTATAGGCAATGTGGAAGGTACCGACCTTTTCAGCAAAGAGGTGGATGTGATTGTATGCGATGGTTTTGTTGGCAATACCATTTTAAAAAGCGCTGAGGCATTTTTTCACCTCATCAGCTCACGAAAGATTGCCGACCCTTTCTTCAATAAATTCGATTCGCGACTCTATGGCGGAACCCCCGTACTGGGTATCAATGCGCCCGCCATCATTGCACATGGCAACTCCGATGCCAAGGCCATAAAAAGTATGATTATGCATACTGCCAATGTGGTGGAATCGAAACTTACCGAAAGAATAAAACAAGCATTTGAATAGATGACTCGTATTCGTGCCGCAATTACCGGGGTAGGTGGATACGTACCCAAGTATATTCTTGATAACGAAGAGCTCAGCCGGATGGTAGACACTTCCGACGAATGGATCATGCAGCGAATTGGTATCAAGGAAAGACGTATTCTTAAAGAACCCGGCAAAGCCACTTCCGACCTCGCGGTAAGAGCCATTCAGGAACTTCTTGATAAAACCCAAACCGATCCGGAAGAAATTGATCTGTTAGTTTGCCCTACTATTACGTCCGACATGCAGTTTCCGTCTACTGCCAATATCATAGGGTATAAACTCGGCTTAAAAAACGCCTTCAACTTCGACCTCAGTGCAGCCTGTTCGGGTTTTATATATGGACTCGAAATTGCAAGCCGACTGATCGAATCGGGAGCTTACAAAAAGGCCATTCTTGTGGGGGCCGATATGATGTCGGCCATTACCAACTATACCGACCGGACAACCTGTCCGCTTTTTGGTGACGGGGCGGCGGCTGTGCTTGTTGAACCAACCACAGAAGATGTGGGTGTTATTGACCGTATTATTGGTTTTGATGGAAGTGGAATTAACAACCTGCACATGAAAGCAGGAGGCTCTTTGCGTCCACCTTCACACGAGACTATCGACAATATGGAGCATTTTGTTTACCAGGAAGGTCAGGTAGTATACAAGGCAGCCGTTTCGAAAATGTCTGACATATCGGTTGAACTCATGAACCGAAACCACATTTTGCCAGAGCAACTTGCTTACCTCATTCCGCACCAGGCCAATTTACGCATCATCGAAGCCGTAGGTCGGCGTATGGGTATAAGCAACGAACAGGTTTTGGTAAATATTCAGCGCTACGGAAATACCACAGCAGCCACTATACCACTTTGTTTTTGGGACTTTGAAAAAAAACTCAGCAAAGGCGACAACATTATTCTCACTGCCTTTGGCGCTGGTTTTACCTTTGGCAGTATATACCTTAAATGGGCCTATAATCCTCAATGAAGCTCCCCGCAGCAAGCTGAAGGGGTTTCTGCAAAGGATTTTATTTTATTCGCCTCAAGAGGCGGGGTATTTACCCGCGCACACGATTTCACGAATAAAAAATATTCCAGGAAATAATCCGGATTATTTTTCGTTATGCTCAGCAAAGCTGATTTTTCTTATATTTGTTTTTTAACCACAAAAAATATTGAAATGGCCAAAACTTTTGAACCTGGCGAAGTTGCAGTAAACAGAATAGTTGCAGGAACCACCATTAAAGGAGATATTGACACCAACAGCGATTTTCGTTTTGAAGGTACCCTCGTTGGCAATCTTAAAACAAAAGGCAAACTAATTGTGGGTACCTCAGGAGAAGTAAAGGGCGAAATACATTGTAAAAACTGCGATGTGGAAGGAAAAGTAGAAGGAAAAATTACCGTTTCCGAGCTTTTAACTCTTAAAAGTACTTCGAGCATACTGGGCGATATCTCTTCCAAACGTCTTGCCATTGAGCCTGGAGCAAGGTTTACAGGTAATTGTCAAATGACCAATGATGTTGTTCAACCCGAAGTTAAAAAAGCCTGATAAAAAACCGCTTAATAAACTCGCACAGGCAGGACGCTATTCGGGTCTTGCCTTTGAAATGGCTGCAATAATTCTTGCAGGAGTTTTTGGTGGCATCTGGCTTGATAAAAGGTTTGAAACTTCTGTGCTTTTTACCCTTTTGCTCTCGGTATTTGCAGTTTTTGCTGCCATCTATTTTGTAATAAAAGACCTGCTTCGCCCGAATGATACCCCTAAAAAATAAAGCTACATTCCAGTCAGCCTTGGTGCTCTTTTTTGGACTTTTACTAGCTTTCTACCTTCAAGTGGGCCTTTCACCTGCCTCCTCGCGTTGGTTTTTTCTACTGCTGCCTGTTTTTGGCTTTTTTATCAATTATACAGGCATTGCTTTCCATGCCCGAAAAACCTCCACTGCCTCCATCCAAAGTTTACTTACTGTGCTTTTTGGAATTAAATTCTTTTCTTACCTGCTCATAAGTGTGGTGTACTTCATAATTGAAAAGGAAAAAAGCCAAAGAATACTTTTTACCGGCTTCCTTTTCCTTTTGTATATTGCCTTTACCCTGGTAATTTTATCCAATTTATTGAAGCAGCAGAAAAGTTCGTAGCCCAATTCATGGAATTTATAAATAGTTTATTAACTTTAAATGTGGTTGCCAACAGATGTATTTCATGTTTAAAGTGTTCTTATTAAAGCATTTGTTATTCTGATCGTTTTAAATGAGGTTCTGGTGATAATGTAATTATTAACTCGACAAAGCCGGGTATGAAGACGTTTTTTACTGGTTTTATTATTGCTTTATTCCTGTCCAGCCAATTTCTTGTTGCCTCAGAACCTGTTTCCGGTAATGAAAATTCAACGCTCAAAGAGCACGAAAAATTCGACCCTAGCAGTTTTATGTTTGGCCATATCAGCGATGCCTACGACTGGCACCTGCTCGATATCGGGAAAAAATCCATCAGCATTCCCTTGCCAGTTATCCTTTTCAGCAAGGAAAGCGGTTTTCATGCATTTCTTTCCAGCAAATTCGAACATGGCCACGCCACCTTCAAAGGATTTCAAATTGCAAACGAGGGAGATCATAAGGGCAAGATAATAGAAACCCTTGCCGATGGCAGCGAAGAGGTTCCGTTTGATGTATCAATCACTAAAAATATTGCCGCCCTGCTATTTAGCATTGCTTTGTTGCTATGGATGTTCCTTTCGGTAGCAAAAGCTTACCAACGCAAACCGAATCATGCCCCAAAAGGCCTGCAATCGTGGCTCGAACCAGTGATACTTTTTGTGCGCGATGACATTGCCAAGCCTTCTATTGGTGCCAAGCATTATGAACGTTTTATGCCTTACCTGCTTACAGTTTTTTTCTTTATACTGATCAACAACCTACTTGGATTAATACCTATTCCACCAGGTGGTGCTAACGTAACCGGCAATATAGCCGTTACCATGGTGCTGGCCCTCTTTACTTTTGTGATTACTACCCTGCGGGGAAGTAAAAGCTATTGGCAACATATTTTTAATACCCCCGGGGTGCCATTGTGGCTTAAACTACCACCAATGCCCATTATGCCCCTTGTCGAAACTATAGGTGTATTTACCAAACCATTTATTCTGATGGTGCGGCTATTCGCCAACATTACTGCCGGACATATTATTGCCATGGGTTTTCTGTCACTGATCTTTATTTTTAAAGAAATGAGCGAACCTTTGGCTTATGGAGTATCGGTT
It contains:
- a CDS encoding polymer-forming cytoskeletal protein, translating into MAKTFEPGEVAVNRIVAGTTIKGDIDTNSDFRFEGTLVGNLKTKGKLIVGTSGEVKGEIHCKNCDVEGKVEGKITVSELLTLKSTSSILGDISSKRLAIEPGARFTGNCQMTNDVVQPEVKKA
- the atpB gene encoding F0F1 ATP synthase subunit A, whose translation is MKTFFTGFIIALFLSSQFLVASEPVSGNENSTLKEHEKFDPSSFMFGHISDAYDWHLLDIGKKSISIPLPVILFSKESGFHAFLSSKFEHGHATFKGFQIANEGDHKGKIIETLADGSEEVPFDVSITKNIAALLFSIALLLWMFLSVAKAYQRKPNHAPKGLQSWLEPVILFVRDDIAKPSIGAKHYERFMPYLLTVFFFILINNLLGLIPIPPGGANVTGNIAVTMVLALFTFVITTLRGSKSYWQHIFNTPGVPLWLKLPPMPIMPLVETIGVFTKPFILMVRLFANITAGHIIAMGFLSLIFIFKEMSEPLAYGVSVVSIGFIVFMSFLELLVAFIQAYVFTFLSAIYFGMAVEEHH
- the plsX gene encoding phosphate acyltransferase PlsX produces the protein MRIGVDILGGDYAPVETVLGSILAYHELKDKATLVLFGDRDAIESICKKEGFDASLFEIVHTNENIGMEEYPAKAFKVKPNASIVLGFHYLKENKIDGFASAGNTGAMLVGSMHIVKSIPGVIRPAIMAPMPKDADKPTLLLDVGINPDSKPDVLYQYAILGSLYAELVYNIEKPRVALFNIGAEEEKGNLLTKATYQAMKGTKDFNFIGNVEGTDLFSKEVDVIVCDGFVGNTILKSAEAFFHLISSRKIADPFFNKFDSRLYGGTPVLGINAPAIIAHGNSDAKAIKSMIMHTANVVESKLTERIKQAFE
- a CDS encoding AtpZ/AtpI family protein translates to MLFNPKLKKPDKKPLNKLAQAGRYSGLAFEMAAIILAGVFGGIWLDKRFETSVLFTLLLSVFAVFAAIYFVIKDLLRPNDTPKK
- a CDS encoding ketoacyl-ACP synthase III; protein product: MTRIRAAITGVGGYVPKYILDNEELSRMVDTSDEWIMQRIGIKERRILKEPGKATSDLAVRAIQELLDKTQTDPEEIDLLVCPTITSDMQFPSTANIIGYKLGLKNAFNFDLSAACSGFIYGLEIASRLIESGAYKKAILVGADMMSAITNYTDRTTCPLFGDGAAAVLVEPTTEDVGVIDRIIGFDGSGINNLHMKAGGSLRPPSHETIDNMEHFVYQEGQVVYKAAVSKMSDISVELMNRNHILPEQLAYLIPHQANLRIIEAVGRRMGISNEQVLVNIQRYGNTTAATIPLCFWDFEKKLSKGDNIILTAFGAGFTFGSIYLKWAYNPQ